The DNA sequence ATTTTTAAAGGAATGTATTAATTCAGAACTATTCCATCTCTTTATCCAGAGCGATGTTAAGTCTTTCACGTCTGAATTTCAGTGAACGTCCCAACGAGCGAGACACTGCCCGGGCCGCTTTTTCCGCTACACGTGAAATACAGACAGCAAGATCCTCACTTTTCTGATTGACGATTACCGATCCCTTCTCATGTACAATTCGTACTCGACAGGCTTTATCTATGCCTCCCCGGGGTCCGTTCAGATCGCTGACATAAAGATCAATCGACCTGATCCGGTTCTGAAAGCGTGAAAGTGCGTACTCTAACCTGCGTTTACACAATTGTTTCAATCGAAAGTTCAATAAACCATTGCGATCTGTATATGATATCGTCATTACGAGACTCCTTCAGCTGAAAAAACCAGGTTATTTCGTACACCAGATTCAAACCTGTCCAAACCAACTGGACTCTCTGGCTCTAAACTCAGATTTCTCCACTCAATCGCGTCAGATAACGAACGTGTGCGAGGGAGACTGCTTTTTCTGCTCTCTTCACGATGGCCGCAAGTACGCTAACGAGTTCTTCGCCACGGCGGATTCCCTCAGTCAGCGCAATCAAGTTGCTTCCACTGATTGCCCGCGCGATATTGATAGAACTCTCCTGCTTCGCAGGCGATCAGGTAGAGCCAGCTTCCCTGCAGAAGATTGGCGACCAGCGTGTGTCGGGCAATCACGTTTTCAATGGCCTGTCGCGATGCGTTAATCACGACCTGTAGACGTTGTGGCTGATGCTGAAGGTTTTGACCGTCATGCAGAGACTGCCAGGGGAGCCCGGTCATCAGATCGCCTCCATTGCCGGAGAGAATGCCGAAAACGCCGGTCACGTTGTGCACGGTTTTATTCCCACTGCCGCAGTAACGTTGATCGACAGTGGACGCGTAATATTGCATGTTGATCCAGTGGGCCACGATCATGGGAGCGGTCATGATATTCTCCAGCACGGTCCCTTCCGGATCCTGGTTGGGATCATAGTTGTGCAGAAAAGTACGACCATCCAGGTCGACCGCGCGTGTCAATTCCCGAGGCCCTACCACCAGGGCTGCATTATTGGACAGCCCCCATTCCGGCCGCACTTCAGACCAGTCGCCGGCCCGTTGCAAGAGTTCGCTGACAGAACCAGTGTTGAGGGACGTCAGTCGTTCCGCCCGGGTCATGTGTGTTGCCTGCAGTGTAAGTTGCTGCAGTGAGTCCAACTGCTCGCGGTGTAAAGCGGAGAGTTGGTCCGGTTCGAAAAAGTTGATCTGATCGGTAGTCGTGTTGTGCACGCCTGCGATGAAGAGGGTATCGTCGGGAATCTCGATACCTCTTCGTTTGAGTCCCCGTCGCACTGCAGCCAGGTTCATGATCTCAGCAGCTACCTGGGCATTAGAGGCACCGGAATGACCGCCACAGGCGCCACAGTCCAGGCCCGCTTTGAGTGGATTGTTCACGGTCTGGCTTTCGTGACCACAGAAGACCACCAGCCGGGCAAATCCTGCTGTGAGGCTCATGTTTTTCAGAATCGTCTCAGCCATCTCAGTCAGTTTTTCAACGGTAATCCCCTGCGCATCCAGGCCGTTCAGACTCGGACGTGGCTCTGGTTTCCGCTGCTGTGAATACGTTGTCTTCGTCTCCACACCAGCGCTGACTCTGGTTCCCCAGGCGCGCTTGCCCAGCAAAAGCCCGTAAAACAGGCCCATCGTTTCTACGAAGGGGAAGCTTCCGACCGCCGACTGCTGAAATCGCTTCCAGAGTTTGCGGAACGACCTGACGCCCCCCTGCTGTTCCAGCAGTAGCTCCTGTTGTCCCTGATCTTTCTTCGGGAGTTCTTCAGTTACCTGAAACTGAGGCTGGAGCAGAACCGGAAGCTGGTTATCTCCCCCCTGATCGCCCCAGCGGATATATTCCATGGGAATTCCGAAGAAGCCGGCGAAGCCGAGTGTTTCAATCTCTGCCGACGTCTGTTCCAGCTGACGTCGCATCCGTTCGGATCGCACGTCGATACAGAATACCATTTGGGCCAGCTTTCGCTCGGTCGACTGACCGCAGTTTGAAACATTGTCCCGCAGGCTGTTTAGCAGTTTGTTGCGGTAAGCAATTTCAGAAGCTCGCAGCAGTATGTAGCGTTCGATAACCTGCTCTTCAGAATCGAAGGGAACCTTGAACCGGACAGGCGTGGCTCCGGCCAGTTTGCTCCAGTCGACTTCGAAGGATTTCGCCTCAGAGAGAGCTGCTTCGTAAACCAGTCGGATTGCCAGCAGCCCGGTGAGATCGCTGCTAACGAGTTCTTCGGAGGATCCCTGCTCGAACTGGTATTTCGCCCAGGCGCTCCAGCCGGGTGTCTGACAGGCCTGACAGAGCAGATAGGTCTCCCAGAGTGCCCGGGGCACGTTCAGTTTATCCAGCATCACTGCCAGTGTCGTTTCTGCGGAGTCCGGTAACTGCTGCACCAGCTGACGAAAACCACCGACTCCCTGAATCTCCATGCTGCGATCATGTTGTGCTGCGTTTCGCCAGCCGTCGAAGAGTGAGAGATGCTGCCAGGGGCTTTTCCAGGCAGCCTCGCCCTGGTCGTAATGCTGGGCACAGAATTTAGAAAGTTCATCGCCGATGGTTTGCGTCCAGTCACCACCCGTCTGTGCATCCAGGATTTCTGAGAAGGCACGCATCTGTCGTTTGCGGGGTGTTTTGTCGGGCGTATCCGGCTCTGCAGTCACTGATTCCAGTGCCCCCAGACAGGCTACCAACTGGGCGGCACTGGGAAGAGACTCGGCTACCATGTTCTCAGCCTGCAGTTCTGCCAGGGCCGACTCAACATCACTGAGCTCAAACTGTCCGGCCCGGAAGGCAGCGGCGTAGTGCTGCAGCGGCATCAGGGTTTCCGAGTCCGAAAAGATCCGCAGATATTTTCGGACGTTGAGAAAGGAACGGTCGGTGATTCCGTGGTAGGGATTGACGGCGACGTAATCTTTCAACGGCCAGACCGGGGAGATGCACTGATGCACGCTCTGCAGGGCCTCCTGCAGCAGTTCCCGTTCGGGCAACTGCCGGGATGAAAGTCCTCGCCAGACTTCCAGCGGTTGCTTGTTGATGACAGCAGACTGTACTTGTGACATGAGATTAACCTTACTGGGATATTTGAGATTGATTCAGAGCGACGAAGCCGGGCAGATTCACTGTTTCAAAAGGTGCCCCAGTCGCTGACGAAACCAGGCTTCGACGTAAAACCCGTTCAAGGCGTGGATGTAGAGGGCATTCATCCATTCTGATCTTCGCGACTGTGTCAGCCGGTCATTCAGCAGCAGCAGGCTGGTAAAACCGAGGACCACCAGAACTGCAGGTCCCCCAATCATCAGCAGCGAGGGATCGGCCAATGACGTGACCGGAGTCGGCGTCACGAGGCGGTCAACAGTAAGAAAGGCAAGACAGTACAGCAGACAGACGCCCCCGGCGGCCCAGGATGTGCGGAGTACGAGCAGGTAATCGCCGGTCTGCCAGGCCTGTTTCAGCCAGCCCGTCAGCGCGAGACAGACAACCAACCCCAGCAGAATCCCCCCCGGCTTGGTGGCTGGATTGATTCCAAACAGTGACAGCACTGCCAGAAACCCGAGAACAACACCACCGGTTGTCAGCAGCAGCTTCCAGGGAGAGACAGGCACCGTCTGCACCGGTTCTGCCCCCCTGCCGAGTGCCCGTTTCTGCTCGAGCACACTTCCGCTGCTGAGGAAGGCATACGCTTTGTAGAAGGAATGCGCCAGCAGGTGCAGCATGGCCGCAGAGAAGGCTCCCAGGCCACACTGCAACATCATGAAGCCCATCTGGGCGACTGTGGAATAAGCCAGTTTCTTTTTGATGCTGTTCTGAGCCAGCATCGAAGTGGCGGCAATACAGACCGTGAGGGTTCCGATCAGCACCAGGCAGGCCAGAGCGGCGGGAAC is a window from the Gimesia benthica genome containing:
- a CDS encoding HPF/RaiA family ribosome-associated protein, whose protein sequence is MTISYTDRNGLLNFRLKQLCKRRLEYALSRFQNRIRSIDLYVSDLNGPRGGIDKACRVRIVHEKGSVIVNQKSEDLAVCISRVAEKAARAVSRSLGRSLKFRRERLNIALDKEME
- a CDS encoding YbcC family protein — protein: MSQVQSAVINKQPLEVWRGLSSRQLPERELLQEALQSVHQCISPVWPLKDYVAVNPYHGITDRSFLNVRKYLRIFSDSETLMPLQHYAAAFRAGQFELSDVESALAELQAENMVAESLPSAAQLVACLGALESVTAEPDTPDKTPRKRQMRAFSEILDAQTGGDWTQTIGDELSKFCAQHYDQGEAAWKSPWQHLSLFDGWRNAAQHDRSMEIQGVGGFRQLVQQLPDSAETTLAVMLDKLNVPRALWETYLLCQACQTPGWSAWAKYQFEQGSSEELVSSDLTGLLAIRLVYEAALSEAKSFEVDWSKLAGATPVRFKVPFDSEEQVIERYILLRASEIAYRNKLLNSLRDNVSNCGQSTERKLAQMVFCIDVRSERMRRQLEQTSAEIETLGFAGFFGIPMEYIRWGDQGGDNQLPVLLQPQFQVTEELPKKDQGQQELLLEQQGGVRSFRKLWKRFQQSAVGSFPFVETMGLFYGLLLGKRAWGTRVSAGVETKTTYSQQRKPEPRPSLNGLDAQGITVEKLTEMAETILKNMSLTAGFARLVVFCGHESQTVNNPLKAGLDCGACGGHSGASNAQVAAEIMNLAAVRRGLKRRGIEIPDDTLFIAGVHNTTTDQINFFEPDQLSALHREQLDSLQQLTLQATHMTRAERLTSLNTGSVSELLQRAGDWSEVRPEWGLSNNAALVVGPRELTRAVDLDGRTFLHNYDPNQDPEGTVLENIMTAPMIVAHWINMQYYASTVDQRYCGSGNKTVHNVTGVFGILSGNGGDLMTGLPWQSLHDGQNLQHQPQRLQVVINASRQAIENVIARHTLVANLLQGSWLYLIACEAGEFYQYRAGNQWKQLDCAD